The Candidatus Methylacidiphilales bacterium genome window below encodes:
- the pqqC gene encoding pyrroloquinoline-quinone synthase PqqC: MSEALWDHDTFINKLREIGVRSYHDKHPFHLLMNTGQLAPEAIRGWVINRFYYQKNIPVKDAAILSNCPSHEIRRLWTYRIVEHDGAQGEEGGIEAWLRLGAACGIPREEMLLGDHVAPSVRFAVDAYVHFCREKPWIISMSSSLTELFAPDLMAKRLEAFQVNYKWVKPWGFDYFQRRLTQARKDSDGALALTLKYCDTAELQREAVRALIFKCDLLWAILDGIHLKYGPGAVTTPSVP, from the coding sequence ATGAGCGAAGCTCTCTGGGACCACGATACGTTCATCAACAAGTTGAGGGAAATCGGCGTCCGATCTTACCACGATAAGCATCCCTTTCATTTGCTGATGAACACCGGCCAGCTTGCGCCGGAAGCGATCCGGGGATGGGTGATCAATCGCTTTTATTATCAAAAGAATATTCCAGTCAAGGACGCGGCCATCCTCTCGAATTGCCCTTCGCATGAGATCCGCCGACTCTGGACGTACCGCATCGTGGAGCACGATGGCGCGCAGGGTGAAGAGGGCGGAATCGAGGCTTGGCTCCGCCTGGGCGCGGCTTGCGGGATTCCACGTGAGGAAATGTTGTTAGGCGACCATGTGGCGCCATCTGTGCGCTTTGCGGTTGATGCCTATGTCCACTTTTGCCGCGAGAAACCCTGGATCATCTCGATGTCCTCCTCGCTGACGGAGTTGTTCGCGCCCGATCTCATGGCCAAGAGGCTCGAAGCTTTTCAAGTGAACTACAAGTGGGTCAAGCCTTGGGGGTTCGATTATTTCCAGCGCCGCCTGACGCAGGCCCGCAAGGATTCCGATGGTGCGCTGGCACTTACACTTAAGTATTGTGATACTGCGGAACTTCAGCGCGAGGCCGTGCGCGCGCTGATCTTCAAGTGCGATCTGCTTTGGGCCATCCTGGATGGCATTCACCTGAAATATGGCCCCGGAGCGGTTACGACACCTTCCGTCCCATGA
- the pqqE gene encoding pyrroloquinoline quinone biosynthesis protein PqqE, whose translation MKERPYALLAELTYRCPLHCPYCSNPAQYPDGQELSTGEWKRVFAEAGALGVLQLGLSGGEPLGRKDLAELIRAARNFGIYTNLITSAIGLTAARARELQDAGLDSVQISFQADEPALANAIAGSKAHDSKLNAVQSIREAGLPLSLNVVLHRANIGRLAEIIRFAESLGAVRLELANVQYYGWGKLNQPQLLPAHRQVQEAIEVGRAAKARLAGKMDIFYVLPDYYEDRPKPCMQGWGRRYLTVNPMGQVLPCPNASSIAGLSFDNVREQSLAAIWNESASFNRFRGTEWMPLPCRECPQREIDYGGCRCQAALLVGDPAATDPVCSLSPNRKIIDRFIEEANAGEKEPVWVYRQNPPG comes from the coding sequence ATGAAAGAGCGGCCTTATGCCTTGCTGGCGGAACTCACCTACCGGTGTCCGCTCCATTGCCCCTATTGTTCCAATCCAGCGCAATATCCCGACGGCCAGGAACTTTCCACCGGGGAGTGGAAGCGCGTATTCGCCGAAGCCGGCGCCCTGGGCGTCCTGCAACTCGGGCTCTCCGGAGGTGAACCGCTTGGCCGGAAAGATCTGGCAGAGTTGATTCGGGCGGCGCGCAATTTCGGGATCTATACAAACCTTATTACGAGCGCAATCGGCCTGACCGCTGCGCGCGCGAGGGAACTGCAGGACGCCGGGCTCGATTCAGTGCAGATTAGTTTTCAGGCTGATGAGCCGGCACTGGCCAATGCCATTGCCGGGAGCAAAGCTCATGATTCGAAGCTCAATGCAGTGCAAAGTATTCGCGAGGCGGGATTGCCTCTTAGTCTGAATGTTGTACTGCATCGCGCTAACATCGGGCGCCTGGCTGAGATTATCCGTTTTGCGGAATCACTTGGTGCGGTGAGGTTGGAACTTGCAAACGTCCAGTATTATGGCTGGGGAAAATTGAACCAACCCCAACTGCTGCCCGCACACAGGCAGGTTCAAGAAGCAATCGAGGTGGGCCGTGCTGCCAAAGCGCGGCTGGCGGGAAAAATGGATATTTTTTATGTCCTGCCTGATTATTATGAAGATCGTCCCAAACCATGCATGCAGGGATGGGGCCGCCGTTACTTGACGGTCAATCCGATGGGGCAGGTTTTACCTTGCCCGAATGCGAGCAGCATCGCGGGCCTCTCTTTCGATAATGTTCGGGAACAAAGTCTCGCGGCTATTTGGAATGAATCGGCCAGCTTTAACCGATTCCGCGGTACGGAATGGATGCCGTTGCCCTGCCGTGAGTGCCCCCAGCGCGAGATTGACTATGGCGGCTGCCGCTGCCAGGCGGCCTTGCTCGTCGGTGATCCCGCCGCGACCGATCCGGTTTGCTCGCTTTCACCCAACCGCAAGATCATAGATCGCTTTATCGAGGAGGCCAACGCTGGAGAGAAAGAACCCGTCTGGGTTTACCGCCAAAATCCCCCGGGATAA
- a CDS encoding TonB-dependent receptor, which yields MNGISLLILLFLGLSIRGLNAQITDTASMAVQNKSEIKSKETDTTPSASTVPPGEPIQLPPIIVTATALGPGESNRQQIDLSAGTSMYTLDQQQINTIGQGQGAKFNEILAHTPGVSDDSYGSIHFRGEDPYYRYYINGTLLPSGINGFDQDIDTRFVQSVTTKVGALSAYYPEGNYGIVDIRTKTGTNLNGGAASFYGGSYDTAKPTFSYGGSSGGTDFYFTGSYIHDSLGLENPTSSSVAIHDETNQYKGFAYVSRQLGDAGRLSFVFSGSAADYQIPNTPGQVTSLDFSGTTTAPTPVDSSSLNETQHEQTYYGFIAYQQTIDDFSLQISQVNRYSSVLFNPDMNGDLYFSGVAGRVSQYILTNGAQADFTYHAGDSHTIRAGFLGDTQGAGTHNSTQVYNTDPSGNPMGDPYAITDDHFKRGYDFAFYIQDEWKVTGQLTINFGLRFEQVEAYTDENQLSPRINAVYQVDKNTAFHAGYARYFDPPQLMNISPGTVSQFDNTTNAADLDTDNPVKAERSHYVDAGVTHHFLPGLEVGVDGYYKQATDQIDDGQFGAANIRSPYNYATASMYGAELSVNYTHEGFSAYGNFAAMDSWARNIVASQFEFGADELAYISNHNVRFDQQQFYTASAGASYTWMDSTIHGDVLYGDGIRSGFANQDKLQSYYPVNLGIGHTFKKIWGAGDLTVRFDVLNVFDQVYVLNSGTGIGEGAVKYGNRRGFYAGLTYEF from the coding sequence ATGAACGGGATATCTTTGCTCATTCTCCTTTTTCTGGGCCTCAGCATTAGGGGACTTAACGCCCAGATCACGGACACTGCTTCAATGGCGGTTCAGAATAAATCCGAAATAAAAAGCAAAGAAACAGATACCACTCCGAGCGCCTCGACAGTTCCACCCGGGGAACCGATCCAATTGCCTCCCATTATTGTCACGGCCACTGCGCTGGGACCGGGCGAGTCGAATCGTCAGCAGATCGATTTGAGCGCAGGGACGAGCATGTACACCCTGGATCAGCAACAAATCAATACGATTGGACAGGGGCAAGGCGCCAAATTCAACGAGATTCTCGCACACACGCCCGGTGTTTCCGATGACAGCTACGGATCAATCCATTTCCGCGGGGAGGACCCCTATTACCGCTATTATATCAATGGAACACTGCTGCCCTCCGGGATTAACGGATTCGACCAGGACATCGACACCCGGTTTGTCCAGAGCGTCACGACGAAAGTGGGCGCACTGTCAGCTTATTATCCCGAAGGAAACTACGGCATCGTTGATATCCGAACGAAAACCGGAACGAATCTGAATGGGGGAGCTGCCAGTTTTTATGGCGGGAGTTATGACACAGCGAAACCCACTTTTTCTTATGGGGGATCCTCGGGCGGCACCGATTTTTATTTCACGGGCAGTTACATACACGACAGCCTTGGCCTGGAAAATCCGACCTCCAGCAGTGTGGCCATCCACGATGAGACCAACCAATATAAAGGTTTTGCCTATGTTTCCCGGCAGCTCGGGGATGCGGGGCGCTTGAGCTTTGTTTTCAGCGGCTCCGCCGCCGATTACCAGATTCCCAATACGCCTGGGCAGGTTACCAGCTTGGATTTCAGCGGGACAACCACGGCTCCGACGCCCGTTGATTCGAGCAGCCTGAATGAAACGCAACACGAGCAGACCTACTACGGATTCATCGCTTATCAGCAAACGATCGACGATTTTTCCCTCCAAATTTCGCAGGTGAACCGTTACAGCTCGGTTTTATTCAATCCCGATATGAACGGCGATCTTTATTTCAGCGGAGTGGCGGGCCGGGTCAGCCAGTATATTCTTACCAATGGCGCCCAAGCCGATTTTACCTATCACGCGGGTGATTCACATACGATTCGGGCAGGCTTTCTAGGCGATACCCAAGGCGCGGGCACCCACAATAGTACGCAGGTTTATAACACGGATCCGAGCGGAAATCCCATGGGCGACCCATATGCCATTACGGACGACCATTTCAAACGCGGCTACGATTTTGCCTTTTACATCCAGGACGAATGGAAAGTGACCGGGCAACTGACGATCAATTTTGGCTTGCGCTTTGAGCAGGTTGAAGCCTACACAGATGAAAATCAACTCAGTCCCCGCATCAATGCGGTTTACCAAGTGGATAAAAACACGGCCTTCCACGCGGGTTACGCGCGCTACTTCGATCCGCCTCAATTGATGAATATATCACCCGGTACGGTCAGCCAGTTCGACAACACCACCAATGCCGCCGATCTGGATACTGACAATCCCGTCAAAGCCGAGCGCTCCCACTATGTTGATGCCGGGGTGACCCATCATTTTTTACCCGGCCTGGAAGTGGGTGTTGACGGCTATTACAAACAGGCGACAGACCAGATCGATGACGGACAGTTCGGCGCGGCCAATATCCGCTCGCCCTACAATTACGCCACGGCCTCGATGTATGGCGCGGAATTATCGGTGAATTACACCCATGAAGGCTTTTCCGCCTACGGAAATTTCGCAGCAATGGATTCCTGGGCAAGGAATATCGTTGCCAGCCAGTTTGAATTCGGTGCCGATGAACTGGCCTACATTTCCAACCATAACGTTCGTTTTGACCAGCAACAGTTTTATACCGCCTCCGCAGGGGCTTCTTACACTTGGATGGACAGCACGATACACGGCGACGTTCTGTATGGGGATGGAATTCGATCGGGATTCGCCAATCAGGACAAGCTTCAATCCTATTACCCGGTGAATCTTGGCATTGGACACACATTCAAAAAGATATGGGGTGCGGGAGATTTGACGGTACGATTTGATGTCCTCAATGTTTTTGACCAGGTTTATGTTCTGAACAGTGGTACTGGCATTGGGGAAGGGGCGGTGAAATATGGCAATCGCCGCGGCTTTTATGCGGGCCTGACCTACGAATTTTAA
- the pqqB gene encoding pyrroloquinoline quinone biosynthesis protein PqqB, with amino-acid sequence MFVRLLGAAAGGGLPQWNCRCPNCQEARKGRIPPLTQSGVAFSADGGRWYLVNASPDLRAQVEAFPKFHPEGTALRFNPIEAVLLTNADLDHALGLLLLREGDALTIHATHAVRETLVEGLRIEALLGAFCGLQWHEPPRDNFSPLPSKNGRASGLSYRAIALAQSPPLYFPRNAGDGAQSVAYEIKDDRTGGKLLVAPDVGCLTPDLLAALGEADAVLFDGTFWCDDELKRVKGTSRTALEMGHLPIQTHGLNVLRNLRARYKIFLHINNTNPILQPGSTERAEVEAAGVTIGQDGMEFTL; translated from the coding sequence ATTTTTGTACGACTTCTCGGCGCGGCCGCAGGAGGAGGATTACCTCAGTGGAATTGCCGTTGCCCCAATTGCCAGGAGGCAAGAAAGGGGCGCATTCCGCCATTGACTCAATCGGGGGTCGCCTTTTCCGCCGATGGAGGCCGCTGGTATCTTGTCAACGCTTCGCCCGACTTGCGCGCCCAGGTGGAAGCCTTTCCGAAATTTCATCCGGAGGGAACAGCCCTCCGCTTCAACCCCATTGAAGCGGTTCTGCTGACAAATGCGGATCTCGATCACGCGCTGGGCTTGTTGCTGTTGAGGGAAGGGGATGCCCTGACGATTCACGCCACCCATGCCGTGCGTGAAACCCTTGTCGAGGGGCTTCGAATCGAGGCGCTGCTGGGTGCTTTTTGTGGCCTGCAGTGGCATGAGCCGCCACGGGACAATTTTTCGCCTTTACCATCGAAAAATGGAAGGGCAAGCGGCTTGTCCTATCGGGCTATTGCCCTTGCGCAGTCGCCACCCCTTTATTTTCCCCGAAATGCCGGGGATGGAGCGCAAAGCGTTGCGTATGAAATCAAGGACGATCGGACCGGAGGAAAACTGCTCGTCGCGCCGGATGTGGGTTGCCTGACGCCGGACCTGCTTGCCGCGCTGGGGGAGGCGGATGCAGTGCTCTTCGATGGCACATTCTGGTGCGACGACGAGTTAAAACGAGTGAAAGGAACATCGCGCACAGCGCTGGAAATGGGGCATCTTCCCATTCAGACGCATGGCTTGAATGTCTTGCGTAATCTGCGCGCGCGTTATAAGATTTTTCTTCACATCAACAACACCAATCCGATTTTACAGCCTGGCTCCACCGAGCGCGCGGAAGTTGAGGCCGCCGGGGTCACAATCGGGCAGGATGGCATGGAGTTTACCTTATGA
- the pqqD gene encoding pyrroloquinoline quinone biosynthesis peptide chaperone PqqD produces the protein MNDLDPQSWPTLAPRVRLQIDEVSGSPVLLYPEGILILNQTAHEIVSRCQGDLTIEGIIRGLQEEYDEAEEELRRDVLETLADLKQRNLMVFSS, from the coding sequence ATGAATGATCTCGATCCACAAAGCTGGCCAACTCTGGCGCCACGCGTGCGTTTGCAAATCGACGAGGTGAGCGGGAGCCCGGTGCTGCTTTATCCTGAAGGAATCCTGATCCTGAACCAGACGGCGCATGAGATCGTCAGTCGTTGCCAGGGCGATCTTACCATTGAAGGCATCATCCGCGGCCTGCAGGAAGAGTATGACGAGGCTGAAGAGGAGCTCCGTCGCGATGTGCTGGAAACGTTAGCCGACCTCAAGCAACGGAACCTGATGGTCTTTTCGTCATGA